GAAACAACACGACGAGACAGtatcacagttcagagtgagagataaatcacgTTACCCCAatgcctggcacttgtgcagcccgggtcccagccgctggattccttcacactgaatgtggcagttctccaggtcgaggtgttttattgtatcacagagtccgatgacatgagacaggactgcgcagtcaatcggggtcagtgtcattccactgaatgaaagtgtttccacagatcccagtgcggcctcagccagtccacgattctgagattCAAACagatagtgcaatgtgttcaggaggctccttttaccagtttcactcctcgtgtttccacactggcgtttaacctcctccttcacccagtcaatcacccggcaggttgtttcatgaggaaatggacccaaaaACTCCTCCAGGCGtcgagctgtcattgggttggagagaccagcaacgaaacggagaaatacctcaaatcgcccatctgtcgtgctgtgggcttcagtgagaaatttcaggatatccccgggatgtggattcaggaattgtgcgactgcagctacaaactcttggatggtgaggtgtgggaatgtgtacaccacacaccgggctgaatcctctctctccaaaagttccatcaggaacccggacaggaactgggaaggctgcagagtgtaattgatcaaatctccatctgtaaacacaatcttcctctcgaacactcctctgaaggccatctgaccaaccctgagtaacacatcacgggggctctcaatctcacggccgtggtttttcaggatgttgtaaatatagtagcagtacagttgggtgatggtcttgggaactcgctgtgggtccctgactctttgtgtgaagaaggggcccagtgccagagcgaggatccagcagtaggaggggttgtagctcatggtgtacaggatctcgttctccttcacgtgtttgaaaacagcttctgccactgtctgatcttcaaaatacctgatgaaatattccttccgttcctcaccaacaaatcccaggatttcagcccagacactgatatccgccttttccaataaatgtaacgcagtgggacgggtggtcaccagcactgaacaccctgggagcagcttgccctggattaaactgtacacaatgtcagacacttcacaccgccactcgggatctgggcactggtgcttgggttctgtatctctccgactgtcagcaaaatcgattttgtgcttgaattcatccaaaccatcgaatacgAACAGCAGTCCCTCTGTCTGTTTCCAGATCTCtcccaggatattcccaaagtaggggtaatgatgcagaatcagttctttcaggtttattctacagttaatggagtttaaatcccggaatttgaaactgaagacaaactggaattgttggtatatcttccccgtggcccagtcgtAAACAattttttgtaccattgttgttttcccgatccccgggactccggccactgctgcggaCATCCCGGATTTGTTTCCAAAGAAACATCTTTCCAATTTTTGAAGAAAGCTCTTCTTGAATAACTGATCAGTctggattttttccagctctccgcggagatgtttctctctccactcctcgtggactctgcctcttgccagcagctcatgttccaccagtctccgatctcgaacagtagaaatgaccgtgagctcagcgtatcgatcaaccagctggaaaaccttcaccttttcCCTTATCAGGATtgtgttcactctcagtttttcagtttctgcccgcagagtctcctggTGTTTCCTTCGAACATCTTATGACGGACAGAAATAGGTTGTCAGtgcctgatctgatgaacatGGAGCTCACAACatattttatttaataaaaaaaCTACTCGTTAAAAACACTGTTTGTGTGAAATCGGGTGATCAGAGATTACAGTGTCTGAAAATGAACGATGGCCCAGAAACAGTTCTGATCTGATTCAGATTCGCTGTTAAAGGCTCCACTGTCCCCTCTGTTGGTAGTTTGCAGATTCCCCGGTGTTCCAGCCAGCACCAAGTGCACAcgtgattctggagaggagagtgttgtgTGGAGCGGGTGGTTTCACTGCTTTCACTGCTCAGCTTCTGCTGAACTGTGCAACCCTGCAGAGGGTAACAGTGGGGGGTGAGGGGGGCATTTACGTGCTCTACtgacttttccttctctcacaatGGACCCCATGTTCTTGACACTCCTTTAGGATGAAGCTGTCAGTACTGAGCCATAGAAAAGGAACATAATTTCAGTTTCCTTTTCCAGGCTGAGCCAGTCGCGAAGTAACACACCCCGCACTGGTCTACAGTCTCTTATTCTCCGAGGAGCCGGTACATGAACTCAGGCAATTCCCCTATGATGTGCGGAAGAGCAGGaagctgaagaggatggcagcggtAAAAGGGAACTCTAAAGTCAGGAGGGCaggtaggcgattctgtggacaccgatggtactttgcctctcaggtgccattgTCCGAAATGTTTCTGgacgc
This window of the Hemitrygon akajei unplaced genomic scaffold, sHemAka1.3 Scf000100, whole genome shotgun sequence genome carries:
- the LOC140723104 gene encoding NACHT, LRR and PYD domains-containing protein 3-like; the protein is MDTDLNSAISTFLSNCDDHQLFQLTRFYMERLEQAIEEGVEGVSFMLMGEDHFTGPEYHSVTELAAKGNRAGASKLLLDLVRERGSGARRVMWESFVKLHHHLPKLSRILNEIRERGDGQFTYMDTERGLSEVPKHLKDVRRKHQETLRAETEKLRVNTILIREKVKVFQLVDRYAELTVISTVRDRRLVEHELLARGRVHEEWREKHLRGELEKIQTDQLFKKSFLQKLERCFFGNKSGMSAAVAGVPGIGKTTMVQKIVYDWATGKIYQQFQFVFSFKFRDLNSINCRINLKELILHHYPYFGNILGEIWKQTEGLLFVFDGLDEFKHKIDFADSRRDTEPKHQCPDPEWRCEVSDIVYSLIQGKLLPGCSVLVTTRPTALHLLEKADISVWAEILGFVGEERKEYFIRYFEDQTVAEAVFKHVKENEILYTMSYNPSYCWILALALGPFFTQRVRDPQRVPKTITQLYCYYIYNILKNHGREIESPRDVLLRVGQMAFRGVFERKIVFTDGDLINYTLQPSQFLSGFLMELLEREDSARCVVYTFPHLTIQEFVAAVAQFLNPHPGDILKFLTEAHSTTDGRFEVFLRFVAGLSNPMTARRLEEFLGPFPHETTCRVIDWVKEEVKRQCGNTRSETGKRSLLNTLHYLFESQNRGLAEAALGSVETLSFSGMTLTPIDCAVLSHVIGLCDTIKHLDLENCHIQCEGIQRLGPGLHKCQALGLERNDLGDSGVKLVSATLRNPECKIQKLGLIRVGLTDSGAEDLASILSTKPSLTELNLSHNKLGDSGVKLVSAALRNPECKIQKLRLRNVGLTDSGAEDLVSALSTNPSLTELDLSGNELGDSGVKLVSAALRNPECKIQKLGLHNVGLTDSGVKDLVSALSTNPSLTELDLGLNSLTDRSVPALRRLILTLPSLEWIQLRGNRFSETGKEELRSLQEPRPGLRVEI